TTAGCTGGTGGAGACCTTCTCATTATGAGACATCCTAAGTCAGTTGAGTTGTGTAAGATACTTTTTAATGGGTTAAGTTTAAGTTAAAGAAGGGGGTTGAGTTTATGTCCAAAATTATTGCAACCGCAGCAATAAGAGGGGCTCACAAAATTTTGGAGAGGGCCCTTGAGAAGTATGAAGAGGCAGTGAAAAAATTTGGAAAAGAGGCTGAGATTGGATTCCCCAATACCGCTTATTATCTTCCTATAATTTATGCTATGCTCGGTTATCCTGTTAAGAGACTTGGGGATTGTGAAGAGGTTTTGCAGGAGGCTAAGAGACTTCTTCCTGAGATACCTTCTGAAAAGACCTGGCTTCCTTATCTGGGCCCGGCTCTGGATGCGGGAATGGCGACTTTTTTTGCTGAGGAGATTATTGAGGCCATTAAATATCTTGAAGATCCCAATGTATATACCAAGACAGAAGAACCCTTAGAAAATAATATCTGGCTTGGAGCAGCCGATGATGTTATTTTCAGGAAGAGGGGAGTTGAGTTTGTGGATGGCACAGCTCCGGGCTTTGCCGCTATCCTTGGTGCTCCTCCGGATAAGGAGACCGCTCAGCGTATTGCGCAGGAACTCCTTGAAAAGAATCTCTATGTTTTTATGCATGATCAGACCAATGGGATTTACATGCCCTATTTGCTTAAAGAGGCAGGAGTTCAGCTTGGCTGGCCCACGCGTTTAATTCCCTTTGGACCTGATTACACCTCTGTTGTCTTTGCCATTGGTTTTGCCTGCAGGGTGGCAATGTCCTTTGGTGGAATTAAGCCAGGAGATTATCTTGGAAACCTTCTTTACAATAAGGATAGAACCTTTGCTTTTGCCATTACCTTTGGCCCGGTTTCGGATGAATGGTATGCCAATGGAGCCGGGGCTATTAACTGGGGATTCCCCGTAATTTCCGACTGGGATATCCCTGAAATTAAGCCCTTTGGTGTTTGCACTTACGAACATGTGGTCTCTAAGGTCCCCCACAAAGAGATTGTAGATAGAGCTGTTGAGGTAAGAGGTCTAAAGGTTACAGCGGTAAAACTTGATATTCCTGTTTCCTATGCCCCAGCCTTTGAAGGGGAAAGAGTTAGAAAAGATGATCTTTATCTGGAGTGTGGAGGAGGAAGATCTCCTGCGGTAGAGCTTTTGTTAACAGGTTCTCTTGAAGAGGTAGAGGACGGAAAAATTGAGGTCATTGGACCGGAAATAAGTGATGTAGAGAAACTCGGGATCAAGGGGCCTCCTTATGTGCTTCCCTTTGCAGTGGTGGTAAAGGTTGCTGGAGTTAATATGCAAGAAGACTTTGAGGCTATTCTGGAAAGACAATTCCATCATTTAGTAAACTATGCTCAGGGCATAATGCATGTGGGTCAGAGAAATATTATGTGGCTAAGAATCAGTAAACAAGCTGTAGAAAAGGGATTCCAGTTTGTGCATGTTGGTCGCATCCTCTATGCTAAGCTCAGACAGGAATATGGAGCTATTGTAGATAAGTGTCAGGTAACCATTTATACTGTTGAGGATAAGGTAAGAGAGATCCTTGAATTAGCCAAAGAGGTTTACGAGAAAAGAGACGCGAGACTTGCAGGGCTCACCGATGAGACAGTGGATGTCTTTTACTCCTGTACTCTCTGTCAGAGCTTTGCTCCCAATCATGTCTGTGTGATAACTCCAGAAAGAGTTGGAGCCTGTGGAGCTTATAACTGGCTTGATGGAAAAGCCTGTTATCAGATCAATCCTACCGGGCCTAATCAACCCATACCTAAGGGGGAGCTAATAGATGCAACTCTCGGTCAATTTACAGGTGTTAATGAGTTTGTAAAGCAAGCCTCTCGTGGGGCTGTGGAAAGGGTAAGTCTCTATAGTATTCTTATAGACCCTATGACAGTGTGTGGTTGTATGGAGGGAATTGCAGCCCTTTTACCTTCTATAAATGGCATTATGATTGTTAACAGAGACTATATGGGAATGACTCCTACAGGGATGAAGTTTTCAACCTTAGCGGGAATGGTTGGTGGAGGGCAAGTGACCCCTGGTTTTATGGGAGTTTCCAAGCATTACTTGACCTCTCCCAAGTTTCTTTCTTCAGAGGGAGGACTATTAAGGGTTGTTTGGATGCCAAAAATGTTAAAGGAAGAACTTAGAGATAAGCTTCAAAAGCGTGCGGAGGAGTTAGGAGTTCCTGATCTTATAGAAAAGATTGCGGATGAGACAGTTGCCACAACTGAGGAAGAGGTCAGGGCCTGGATTGAAAAGGTTGAGCATCCTGTGCTCAAGCTTCCTCCCTTAGTATAAAAATTTTAAGGAGGATATGGGGAATGGGACTTACGGGAATTCAGATACTTGGTAAATTACCTAAAAAGAACTGTAAGGAGTGCGGATTTCCAACCTGTATGGCTTTTGCTATGAAAGTTGCTGCAGGACAGGCAGAAATTACCGCCTGCCCTTATGTAGATCCCAAGGTAGTTGAAGAGATAGCAGAAGCAACGGCACCACCCATTCGAACAGTTAAAATTGGAGGTGGAGACTTTGTTTATTCCTTGGGAGGGGAGACAGTTCTTTTTCGTCACGAAAAACGCTTTGAAAATCCTCCTTTAATCGGAACTTATATAAACACATCTATGGATGAAGCTGAAATAAACAGGCGAATTCAACTTTATAAGAACCTGGTATGGGACAGAGTAGGGATTAAGCTTCAGCCAGATGTGGTTTTCCTTCAAAGTGACGGGGCTTCAGAAAAATTTGAATCCCTGGTAAAAAGGATAAGAGAGGAACTTCCTCAGGTGGCTATAATTCTTTCTGGAGATAAACCTTCTTTACAAAAGGGAATCTCGGCCTGTGGAGATTTTAAACCCCTTCTTTATGGGGCAAACAGTCAAAATTTTGATGAGATGGCTGGGCTTGCAGAGGAGACCAAGGTGCCTCTGACTTTGTTAGGGAACTCTTTAGATGAACTAACAGAGCTTTCGGAGCGTGCCCTTCAGAAAGGACTTAAAGATTTAGTGCTTGATCCCGGTTCCCAAAATGTGAGGGAACTTTTTGAAGACTTAGTTATTATTCGTAGGTCTGCAATAAAAAAACGCTATAAACCTTTTGGATTTCCAGTAATAACCTTTTCTTATAAGTATACAGATGATTATCTTCTTGAAAGCTCAATTGCTGGGATGCTTATTGCTAAGTATGCCAGCGTGATCATCCTTTCGGATTTAAGGGCAGAAAGCCTTTTCAATCTTTTAGTTGAAAGGATGAATATATTTACCGATCCTCAGAAGCCTCTTGTTGTTGAAGAGGGCATTTATCCAGTGAACGGACCAGATGAGTATTCTCCAGTTATCATCACTTGCAATTTTGCCCTTACTTACTTTATTGTAAATGGTGAGGTGGAGGGAAGTAGGGTGCCCACCTGGTTGTTGATAAAAAATACCGATGGACTTTCAGTGTTGACTGCATGGGCTGCTGGAAAATTTGGTGCAGATAGTATTGCAGAATTTGTAAAAAAATGCGGCATAGAGGGAAAGGTAAAACACCGTAAAATCTCCATTCCTGGATATTTAGCAGGAATTAAAGGGGAACTTGAGGAGGAGCTACCTGGCTGGGAGATTATTGTTGGTCCAAGAGAGGCAAGCGGTCTTCCAGCTTTTCTTAAAAAGTTGTCAGCAGAACTGAAAGAAACCGCTAAAGCGGCTTAAAAATAAAAAGGAGTCAACTATCAAAATAGGATAAGGTAAAAATGTTTGCCATGGCAAATCATCCCGGTATTATTAATCCTCTTAAAGGGAAGAACAAGTTAGGCACTTCCCTTTTTAGAAATACCTTTATTGCTTTTCCATTTACCGGGACTCTTAATCGCAGGATTAAGCCCTGTATAATATTTGATAATCTCTTTAGAAAAGTGGAGAGTTCTTCAATTTGGCTTTTAAGAAAAAAGAGTTTTGAATGTGGATAGAAGAGATTTTTTGCAAAGAGCACATGCTTATATTATAAACAAAAAATTGCAGGAGGTAGAAAAATGGGAGAGATTGTAGTTTGCATTGCTGAAAGTATAAACATTATGGGTAAAAAAACAGGGCCTGCTATGAAAGAGAGGAATCCTCAACCTATTCAACAGATGGCCAAAGAAGAAACTGAGCTTGGGGGCGATTATTTGGATCTCAATATTGGACCAGCTAAAAAGGACGGCCCTGAGCTTGCAAGCTGGATTGTAAAGGTGGTGGAGGAGGTTGTGGATACTCCCCTTTCCTTAGACACTACTAATCCTGATGCAATGATAGCAGGAATTAAGGCCTCAAGAAAGCCTTCTACCTTTCTCATGAACTCCATTTCAATTCAGCCTGAGAGACTTGAAAAACTTGGACCCTTTGCAGCTGAGGTTGGCTGTGATGTGGTGGCACTACTCTGGGGGCTTGAGGGACTTCCAAGAGATGCCAATGAAAGGGCAGCCCTTGCTGTAGATCTCATCATGAAACTCAACGAATACGGTATTCCTAATGAGAAGATTTGGGTAGATCCTATTTTGACTCCTATTACTCTTGGAGCAGAGCAGATTCAGGAGGCCCTTACCTTTTTATCTATGCTTCAAGATATTGCCCCGGGAGCTAAAAGCACAATAGGTCTTTCCAATGTTTCCAACGGAGTAGCCCATCATCTTAGACCCTATCTTAACAGGGTAATGCTTATGATGCTTATGAAGTATGATATTTATAGCGCTATTGTGGATGTTTATGATAAGGAGCTTGTGGAGGTTGCCAAAGGTAAGCATCCCGATTGGGTAGCTCTTGTTCATCGGATGATGGATGGGGAAGAACCTGATCCAAAAGGGCTTACTCCTAAGGAACTTGAAATTTATAAGACTTACAAGGTTTTGAGTGGCCAGAGTATTTTCTCTGAGTCCTGGTTAGAGCTATAAATATTAAAAAGATTGTCCATTACCTCAGGAGTTAGAGCTGTGCTGAAAATTAAGGTAAATCAAAAAGAAATAAAAGCTGAAAAAGGTGAGCTTCTTCTTAATGTGCTTAGACGAGAAGGCATTTATGTTCCTACTTTATGTTATCTTAAAGAGAAAACTTTACCGTCTAATCCCTGTGGATTATGTATTGTTAAGATTGAAGGGGAAGGTATTGTTAGAAGCTGTAGCTATCGCATAGAAAAGGAGATAAAGGTTGAGACAGATACTTCCGAGATTAAAGATATTAGAAAAAAGATTCTTGAAAATTTGGTTGCTAATCATTATGGAGATTGCAAAGCTCCCTGTCATACTCCCTGTCCCGGAGGTTTAAATATCCAGGGGTATATTGGTTTTATTGCCAAAGGAGATTTTAAGGCCTCCCTTGCCCTTATTAAGGAAAAGCTTCCTATACCTGCTGTGGTAGGAAGGGTCTGTCCCAGATTTTGTGAGCCTGTTTGTAGAAGGGCACTGGTAGATCAAGCGGTAGCCATAAATAATCTCAAGAGATTTGTGGCAGATTATTGTCTTGAACATGGAGAACTTCCTCTGGAACTTCCTCCTTTGAATAATAGAAGGGTAGCCATTATAGGTGCAGGTCCAGCTGGTATTAGCTGTGCCTATTTCTTGAGGCTAAAGGGATATCAAGTAACAATCTTTGATAAAGAAGAGGAACCAGGTGGCCTTTTAAGATATGGAATTCCCTCTTTTAAACTCCCCCGTAATGTCCTGAAAAAGGAGCTTGAGAATATATTTAAAATGGGAATTACCTTTCAGGGGGGGAAGAGCTGGGGTAAAGATTTTACCTTTAAAGATCTTAAAGCATCTGGATTTGAGGCTATTTTTATAGCTATTGGCTCAAGGAAAGAGAAATGTTTTGGATTTCAGGGAGAAGAACTGGCTGAAAGTGGCTTTAATTTTCTCTATGATTTTAACAAAGGGCTAATTAAAAAGGAGAAATTTCAGGGTAAAAAGGTAGCTCTTTTAGGCTGTAGTTATACAGCTCTTGAGTTAAGCAGGATCCTGCGAAGATTAGGCTGTTCCGTAACTATTTACTATCCACGCTCAAGGATGGAAGTTCCTGTTCCTCAGAGAGAGGTAGGCTATGCCCAGAAGGAAGGAGTAAATTTCATATATGTTACCGCGCCCTGGACTCTTGAGAAATTAAATGGCACTTATAAGGTAACCTTTGTAAGAACAAGTTTAACAGAAAAAAAGGAGATTAAACCTCTTCCCGAGACAGCCTTTGAAGAGGAGTTCGACCTTGTCTTCAGGGCCTGGGGTGAGGTTCCCTCGGATGAATTTCGGGCCTTTGGAGAGCTTGAGTCCCAACTTGAGGTCAATCCTGAGGGATATATAAAGGTTGATCCCAAGACACTTTCCACAAATCTTGAGGGAGTTTTTGCTGGTGGCGATTTTATTTATGGGTCTAAGACTGTTATTCAGGCGGTTGCTTCGGGAAGAAAAGCAGCTGAAACTATTTCAGCCTTTCTGGAAAAGAGACCCCTTGAAAAGACCCCTATCACTGTTAAATATGATTTTTCCCGTGGGAAAAGAGCAGAAGAGTTTGATTCAAACTTCCTGGATCTCTTCATTCCTGAAGAAAGGGCTCAACTGAAGGAAAGGGATCCCAAGGAAAGAGTTTGTGATTTTGAAGAGGTTCTCATAGGTTTAACAAAGGAAGAGGCTTTAAAAGAGGCCAATCGCTGTTTAAGGTGTGGTTGCCTGGGAATTCATAAGTGTGAGTTTAGAGAACTTCTTATTAAGGAGGATGTAGGAGTTGCTAAGGCGCGCAAAAAAATTAAATATGCCATTCAGAAAAATCACCCTCTTATTGAGGTAGATTCCAATAAGTGTATTGCCTGTGAAAGATGTGTAAGAACCTGTCCTTATTCAGCTATCTTTTTTAGAGTAGTTAATAAAGGGAAGCCAACGGAACATATCACTTTTAGATTTACGGAGTCTTGCATTAATTGTGGGGCCTGTGTGGATGCCTGTCCCACAGGTGCTTTGATAAAGAAAAATCTCCTTGTGCCCTATAACAGGAATAATGCTCGAGCAGTGAAATCAGTATGTGGATATTGTGGGGTTGGCTGTAATCTAACTATTTGGGTCAAAAATAGAACTATTTTAGAAGTTACAGGGAGGGATCTTGCCCCTAATTATGGCTATGCCTGTGTAAAGGGACGTTTTGGTTTTGAATTTTATAAAAGTGAGGAGAGATTAACTAAGCCTCTTCTCCGTAAGGATCGCTTGAAGAACTTTGAGGAAGTCTCTTGGGAGACAGCGCTTGAATTTGTGGCTGAAAATCTCTTGAAGATAAGAGATAAATATGGCCCTCAGGCTTTAGGATTTCTTTGCTCTGCACGCACATCCAATGAGGAAAACTATCTCATGCAAAAGATAGCCAGGGGTATTTTTAAGACTAACAATGTAGATAATCCTGCGCGGGTCTGACATGCTCCATCGGTCGCAGGTCTTGCGGCCACAGTTGGAACAGGAGCTGCCTGTGTTAATTTTGACGAAATTTATAATGCAGACCTTCTATTTCTTGTAGGGACAAATTCCTGGGATGCTCATCCCATTGTAGCTCAGAAAATCAAGCAAGCCCTTGAAAAGGGAACTAAGTGCCTGGTTGCTGATCCACGAAGAATTTATTTTACAGATAAAGCCAATCTCTTTTTACCTTTAAGACCAGGAAGTAATATACCTCTTCTCAATGGAATGGCCCATGTGATAATAAAAGAGGAGCTCTATGATAAAGAGTTTGTGGAAAATAATGTGGACAATTTTGAGGCATACAAACATTACATCTTAAGTGAGTGGGATCTTGCCAAGGCAAGCAGATATACAGGGCTTAAGCCTTTTCTAATTGAAGAGGCAGCCTATCTTTATTCTCAGGCAAAGAGAGCTCTTATTCTTTGGGGGCTTGGGGTTTCCGAACATAGATCAGGTTCCTATACAGCCATGGCAGCAGCCAATCTTGCAACCCTTTGCGGCTTTTGGGGGAAACCAGGCTGTGGAGCCATGCCTTTAAGAGGTCAGAATAATGTTCAGGGTGCCTGTGATATGGGTGGGCTTCCCTATGTGCTTCCTGGATATCAGAGTGTTCTTGATGACACGGTTAGACTGAGATTTCAAGAGGTCTGGGGAACTAATTTGCCCACTTCTGAGGGAAAAACCCTTCCTACTCTCTTAAAAGAGGCTCTGGAAGGGAAAGTTAAGGCTCTTTATGCTATGGGATATGATGTAGCCATGAGCCATGGAGACATAGGTTCAGTTTGGAAGGCCCTGAGTAACCTTGATTTTTTTGTGGTTCAAGATATCTTCATGCCCCTTTCAGGAAAATATGCCCATGTGGTTTTACCATCAGCCTGTCTTTTTGAAAAGTGTGGAACCTTCACAAACGGCGAAAGAAGGGTTCAACTCTTTGAAAAGGCAGTTTCCCCTCCAGGAGAGGCCCTGCCTGACTGGTTAATTTTAACCAAATTAGCTCATATTCTCGGTTTTAATTGGAATTATCAATCACCTGCAGATGTGGCTGAAGAAATCGGTAAGGTCTGGCCAGCTTTCAGAGGAATAAAACATGAAAGGCTTAAAGAAAGAGGAATTCAATGGCCCTGTTTAGATGAAACTCATCCCGGCACATCTATGCTTTTTACAAATGGTTTCCCTAAGGGTAAGGTTCATCTTGCTTTAGCAAAATACTTACCACCCTTTGAAGAGCCCTCAAACCAGTATCCTTTTATTTTAGTAACAGTAAGAAAACTTGAGCATTATAATATCGGAAGTATGACCAGAAGGTGCCAGACTTTGATGGAACTCTATCCTGAGCCTGTTATAGATCTAAATCCAGAGGATGCTAAAAGGCTTGGTATTTTAGAGGGGGCTAAGGTTAAAGTCTGGAATGAAAGAGGAGAGGCTATTTTTAGGGCTCATCTGGATAAAAGAGTTCCTGAGGGTTTAATCTATACAGATTTTCATTTTGAAAGTGCCCTTACCAATATACTTGTTAGCCCGGGACTGGATGATCTTATGGAGACCCCTGAATATAAGGTCTCTGCAGTTGCTCTCTTACCTTTAAATTAAAAAACTTCTTGCAGCGTTTTTAAAAGAGAGTTAAATTAAGGTTTATTATGGATAAAAAGCTATTTCCCTTAAGAGCCAGGATTGATCAAATTGATGCAGAAATAATAAAGCTTTTAAAAGAGAGACTTAAGCTTGCTCAAGAGATTGGCAGGATTAAAGAATCCAAAGGGGTTCAAACCTTTGATCTGGGCAGGGAAAAGCAAATTCTTAAAAGAGTTCTTGAGCTTAACCAGGGGGTTTTCCCTGAGGAGACCCTTAAGATAATTTATTCAGAGATTATTCGAGCCTGTAGGGCCTCACAGGAAAAGCCAAGGGTAGCGTTTCTTGGCCCAGAGGCAACCTTTAGTCATATTGCTGCCCAACACTATTTTGGAACTTCTGCCCAATTCATTCCTGTTGAGACCATTATTGATGTTTTTGAGGAAGTAAGTTCTGAGAGGGCCCATTTTGGAGTTGTCCCGATAGAAAATTCCATTGAAGGGGTTGTGGCAACCACTCTGGATGCTATTTATGAGTATGGCCTTAAGGTTTGTGGAGAAATTTATGAAGCTATAAGTCATCATCTTATGAATCAGACGGGAAGACTTGAGGATATAAAAAAGATTCTCTCCCATCCTCAAGCAATTGCCCAATGTAGGAAATGGCTCAGAAAAAAACTTCCATCTGTGCCCATTGAAACGGTTTCTTCAACCGCCTTTGCAGCTAAATGGGCAGCTGTGGATGAGACCGTTGCTGCTATAGCCAGTCTTATGGCTGCTAAAATTTATCATCTCCAGATTGTAGCTAAAAACATTGAAGACCTTAAGGGGAATTCTACGCGATTCTGGATAATTGGAAAAGTTGAGATGCCACCAACAGGTGAGGATAAAACTTCACTTATTTTCAGTGTTGCTGATAAGCCCGGAGCTCTTTTTGAGGTGCTAAAGTGTTTTGCCGAGAGGAAAATAAATCTAACAAAGATTGAGAGTAGACCCTCCAAAAATGAACCCTGGAAATATATCTTTTTCCTTGACTGCGAGGGCCATATTAAAGATCAAGAGGTATCTAACTGTCTTGAAGAGATGCAAAAATATTGTATTCAAGTGGTTTGGCTTGGTTCTTATCCCAAGGGAAGACAGGTTTAATCCCCTTTAATCTTTGGGTTTCTGCTTTATATTTTTATTTCAAAAATCTCTCATCTGGAGGTGCTGAGGATGGCTATTTACGAGTATGAGTGCGCTAAGTGTGGACATTATTTTGAGGTATGGCAAAAAATAACTGAAGAACCACTTAAAGTTTGTGATAAGTGTGGTGGTGACCTTGTGAGATTAATCGGAAATACGGGGTTTATTTTAAAAGGCACAGGCTGGTATGTAACTGATTATGTAAGAAAGGAAAAAAAGAATGGTAGTGGAGAAAAGGGGAATAAACCTGAAA
This window of the Caldimicrobium thiodismutans genome carries:
- the acsB gene encoding acetyl-CoA decarbonylase/synthase complex subunit alpha/beta — translated: MSKIIATAAIRGAHKILERALEKYEEAVKKFGKEAEIGFPNTAYYLPIIYAMLGYPVKRLGDCEEVLQEAKRLLPEIPSEKTWLPYLGPALDAGMATFFAEEIIEAIKYLEDPNVYTKTEEPLENNIWLGAADDVIFRKRGVEFVDGTAPGFAAILGAPPDKETAQRIAQELLEKNLYVFMHDQTNGIYMPYLLKEAGVQLGWPTRLIPFGPDYTSVVFAIGFACRVAMSFGGIKPGDYLGNLLYNKDRTFAFAITFGPVSDEWYANGAGAINWGFPVISDWDIPEIKPFGVCTYEHVVSKVPHKEIVDRAVEVRGLKVTAVKLDIPVSYAPAFEGERVRKDDLYLECGGGRSPAVELLLTGSLEEVEDGKIEVIGPEISDVEKLGIKGPPYVLPFAVVVKVAGVNMQEDFEAILERQFHHLVNYAQGIMHVGQRNIMWLRISKQAVEKGFQFVHVGRILYAKLRQEYGAIVDKCQVTIYTVEDKVREILELAKEVYEKRDARLAGLTDETVDVFYSCTLCQSFAPNHVCVITPERVGACGAYNWLDGKACYQINPTGPNQPIPKGELIDATLGQFTGVNEFVKQASRGAVERVSLYSILIDPMTVCGCMEGIAALLPSINGIMIVNRDYMGMTPTGMKFSTLAGMVGGGQVTPGFMGVSKHYLTSPKFLSSEGGLLRVVWMPKMLKEELRDKLQKRAEELGVPDLIEKIADETVATTEEEVRAWIEKVEHPVLKLPPLV
- the fdhF gene encoding formate dehydrogenase subunit alpha gives rise to the protein MADYCLEHGELPLELPPLNNRRVAIIGAGPAGISCAYFLRLKGYQVTIFDKEEEPGGLLRYGIPSFKLPRNVLKKELENIFKMGITFQGGKSWGKDFTFKDLKASGFEAIFIAIGSRKEKCFGFQGEELAESGFNFLYDFNKGLIKKEKFQGKKVALLGCSYTALELSRILRRLGCSVTIYYPRSRMEVPVPQREVGYAQKEGVNFIYVTAPWTLEKLNGTYKVTFVRTSLTEKKEIKPLPETAFEEEFDLVFRAWGEVPSDEFRAFGELESQLEVNPEGYIKVDPKTLSTNLEGVFAGGDFIYGSKTVIQAVASGRKAAETISAFLEKRPLEKTPITVKYDFSRGKRAEEFDSNFLDLFIPEERAQLKERDPKERVCDFEEVLIGLTKEEALKEANRCLRCGCLGIHKCEFRELLIKEDVGVAKARKKIKYAIQKNHPLIEVDSNKCIACERCVRTCPYSAIFFRVVNKGKPTEHITFRFTESCINCGACVDACPTGALIKKNLLVPYNRNNARAVKSVCGYCGVGCNLTIWVKNRTILEVTGRDLAPNYGYACVKGRFGFEFYKSEERLTKPLLRKDRLKNFEEVSWETALEFVAENLLKIRDKYGPQALGFLCSARTSNEENYLMQKIARGIFKTNNVDNPARVUHAPSVAGLAATVGTGAACVNFDEIYNADLLFLVGTNSWDAHPIVAQKIKQALEKGTKCLVADPRRIYFTDKANLFLPLRPGSNIPLLNGMAHVIIKEELYDKEFVENNVDNFEAYKHYILSEWDLAKASRYTGLKPFLIEEAAYLYSQAKRALILWGLGVSEHRSGSYTAMAAANLATLCGFWGKPGCGAMPLRGQNNVQGACDMGGLPYVLPGYQSVLDDTVRLRFQEVWGTNLPTSEGKTLPTLLKEALEGKVKALYAMGYDVAMSHGDIGSVWKALSNLDFFVVQDIFMPLSGKYAHVVLPSACLFEKCGTFTNGERRVQLFEKAVSPPGEALPDWLILTKLAHILGFNWNYQSPADVAEEIGKVWPAFRGIKHERLKERGIQWPCLDETHPGTSMLFTNGFPKGKVHLALAKYLPPFEEPSNQYPFILVTVRKLEHYNIGSMTRRCQTLMELYPEPVIDLNPEDAKRLGILEGAKVKVWNERGEAIFRAHLDKRVPEGLIYTDFHFESALTNILVSPGLDDLMETPEYKVSAVALLPLN
- a CDS encoding FmdB family zinc ribbon protein; this encodes MAIYEYECAKCGHYFEVWQKITEEPLKVCDKCGGDLVRLIGNTGFILKGTGWYVTDYVRKEKKNGSGEKGNKPETEKTGNLS
- a CDS encoding dihydropteroate synthase produces the protein MGEIVVCIAESINIMGKKTGPAMKERNPQPIQQMAKEETELGGDYLDLNIGPAKKDGPELASWIVKVVEEVVDTPLSLDTTNPDAMIAGIKASRKPSTFLMNSISIQPERLEKLGPFAAEVGCDVVALLWGLEGLPRDANERAALAVDLIMKLNEYGIPNEKIWVDPILTPITLGAEQIQEALTFLSMLQDIAPGAKSTIGLSNVSNGVAHHLRPYLNRVMLMMLMKYDIYSAIVDVYDKELVEVAKGKHPDWVALVHRMMDGEEPDPKGLTPKELEIYKTYKVLSGQSIFSESWLEL
- the acsC gene encoding acetyl-CoA decarbonylase/synthase complex subunit gamma gives rise to the protein MGLTGIQILGKLPKKNCKECGFPTCMAFAMKVAAGQAEITACPYVDPKVVEEIAEATAPPIRTVKIGGGDFVYSLGGETVLFRHEKRFENPPLIGTYINTSMDEAEINRRIQLYKNLVWDRVGIKLQPDVVFLQSDGASEKFESLVKRIREELPQVAIILSGDKPSLQKGISACGDFKPLLYGANSQNFDEMAGLAEETKVPLTLLGNSLDELTELSERALQKGLKDLVLDPGSQNVRELFEDLVIIRRSAIKKRYKPFGFPVITFSYKYTDDYLLESSIAGMLIAKYASVIILSDLRAESLFNLLVERMNIFTDPQKPLVVEEGIYPVNGPDEYSPVIITCNFALTYFIVNGEVEGSRVPTWLLIKNTDGLSVLTAWAAGKFGADSIAEFVKKCGIEGKVKHRKISIPGYLAGIKGELEEELPGWEIIVGPREASGLPAFLKKLSAELKETAKAA
- the pheA gene encoding prephenate dehydratase; translation: MDKKLFPLRARIDQIDAEIIKLLKERLKLAQEIGRIKESKGVQTFDLGREKQILKRVLELNQGVFPEETLKIIYSEIIRACRASQEKPRVAFLGPEATFSHIAAQHYFGTSAQFIPVETIIDVFEEVSSERAHFGVVPIENSIEGVVATTLDAIYEYGLKVCGEIYEAISHHLMNQTGRLEDIKKILSHPQAIAQCRKWLRKKLPSVPIETVSSTAFAAKWAAVDETVAAIASLMAAKIYHLQIVAKNIEDLKGNSTRFWIIGKVEMPPTGEDKTSLIFSVADKPGALFEVLKCFAERKINLTKIESRPSKNEPWKYIFFLDCEGHIKDQEVSNCLEEMQKYCIQVVWLGSYPKGRQV